A DNA window from Purpureocillium takamizusanense chromosome 9, complete sequence contains the following coding sequences:
- a CDS encoding uncharacterized protein (COG:O~EggNog:ENOG503NXQK~TransMembrane:1 (o227-252i)), producing the protein MSLTELRNSVLLFSNPVWAGANTVPSTLVRNITARTSQLAYEERLTNNLTTLSTRNAEKLDGTFGGLLYVPAVTSVPSCDVQQYDFIPRNVTRRQQLPPSNFNVVAIAPWFSIDCTLAYLRSASHGPIRAFIFYKPNNSTNKPQEVDSPVWNLDDGGAWRKNYHFPIFAIPGLEGQKIMTQLSRYSGNVNEVPHGPELSQIFGPNPNDYVRIWTDLTLQNSSNVPAVWAFVLIVIGALLLIISAVSLTMHFVQRRNRKSLKRRVQSGEVDLEAMGVKRLTVPASHVKDFPLFTYNAEPDLVDAPPAPSSPGANPSPPSKKRKGRRSEHRTSATDSTTVVGSRSTRSVRSIRSKRSSITGTGDTTATNNQPNCHICLCSFEHRSSIIRELPCGHIFHPACIDEFLTQNSSLCPMCKHCMLPRGYSPKITNGMVRRERAVRRLRQRVDLEDSSFESNDTKLKEWGKRLFSSHGTAAPTAADVPMTPLSASHPASDQVEPDTPAVAMPNNATAQMEGDETHDTTNAPPMAAATKTGRPRKARPRALRLLPTHHEEGEPKDAAPQVGRSSPSSFARERMRQIAANNAPFDDPDHQRPRWRRALSKAFPGF; encoded by the exons ATGT CGCTCACCGAACTTCGAAATAGCGT ACTCCTATTCAGCAATCCAGTATGGGCCGGCGCCAATACCGTTCCCTCGACGCTCGTCCGGAACATTACCGCGCGCACC agCCAACTGGCCTATGAAGAGCGCTTGACAAACAACCTCACGACGTTGAGTACCCGCAATGCCGAAAAGCTCGACGGCACCTTTGGTGGCCTGCTGTACGTCCCGGCCGTCACCAGCGTCCCCTCCTGCGACGTGCAGCAGTACGACTTTATCCCCCGCAACgtcacccgccgccagcaactCCCCCCTAGCAACTTCAATGTCGTCGCCATAGCCCCCTGGTTCAGCATCGACTGCACCCTCGCCTACCTCCGCTCCGCCTCCCACGGCCCCATACGCGCCTTCATCTTCTACAAGCCCAACAACTCGACCAATAAGCCCCAAGAGGTCGACTCCCCCGTGTGGAacctcgacgatggtggcgccTGGAGGAAGAACTACCACTTCCCCATCTTCGCCATCCCAGGCCTCGAAGGCCAGAAGATTATGACGCAGTTGAGTCGCTACTCAGGCAACGTCAACGAGGTTCCTCACGGGCCGGAGCTCAGCCAGATATTTGGCCCCAATCCAAACGACTACGTGCGCATATGGACCGATCTGACCCTTCAGAATTCGAGCAACGTTCCTGCCGTGTGGGCCTTTGTGCTGATTGTTATCGGTGCCCTCTTGCTGATTATTAGCGCCGTCTCCCTCACCATGCATTTTGTCCAGCGCCGAAACCGAAAGTCGCTGAAGCGTCGAGTTCAGTCTGGCGAagtcgacctcgaggccatggGTGTCAAGCGACTGACCGTGCCAGCGTCGCACGTCAAAGACTTTCCTCTATTTACCTACAACGCCGAGccggacctcgtcgacgcgcccccGGCGCCCAGCTCACCCGGTGCGAacccatcgccgccgtccaagAAGCGAAAGGGCCGCCGCTCCGAGCACCGCACTTCGGCGACCGATTCCACGACCGTTGTTGGCTCTCGGAGCACCCGCAGCGTTAGAAGCATACGCAGCAAGCGGTCGAGCATCACCGGTACGGGTgacacgacggcgacgaacaACCAACCAAACTGCCACATCTGCTTATGCAGCTTCGAACACCGCTCTTCCATCATTCGGGAATTGCCTTGCGGCCACATCTTCCACCCAGCCTGCATCGACGAATTCCTCACCCAGAACAGCTCCCTCTGTCCCATGTGCAAGCACTGCATGCTGCCGCGGGGCTACAGTCCGAAAATCACCAACGGCATGGTCCGCCGAGAGAGGGCAGTGCGGCGGCTGAGACAGAGGGTAGACCTGGAGGACTCTTCCTTTGAATCCAACGATACGAAGCTCAAGGAATGGGGCAAGCGGCTCTTCAGCTCGCACGGAACGGCGGCACCGACTGCAGCCGACGTGCCCATGACGCCCCTGTCGGCTTCTCATCCCGCATCGGATCAGGTCGAGCCGGACACCCCAGCAGTTGCCATGCCCAACAACGCGACGGCACAAATGGAGGGTGACGAGACGCACGACACAACCAACGCCCCGccgatggccgccgcgaccaaAACGGGGAGACCGCGAAAGGCCCGGCCGCGGGCTTTGCGACTGCTGCCAACGCACCATGAAGAGGGCGAACCCAAAGATGCCGCTCCGCAGGTCGGGCGGTCCAGCCCCTCGTCATTTGCCAGGGAACGCATGCGACAGATTGCAGCCAATAACGCGCCGTTTGATGATCCGGACCATCAACGGCCTAGAT ggcggcgggcactgTCCAAAGCATTCCCGGGCTTCTGA